A genomic stretch from Aedes albopictus strain Foshan chromosome 2, AalbF5, whole genome shotgun sequence includes:
- the LOC109622881 gene encoding LOW QUALITY PROTEIN: uncharacterized protein LOC109622881 (The sequence of the model RefSeq protein was modified relative to this genomic sequence to represent the inferred CDS: substituted 1 base at 1 genomic stop codon) produces the protein MDPSGGKASPTASSDGDQEDDTQDGYIVEALDGDYIVPEYVYDDALDGDDSKTNDDSGIDPTLLPGPSNQSRESKRVKLSEGATNFIFNGQFYRXKFVGETSGALIATRKILGNTVNDILTGIWEASKSVLCREVVFIENNGVQVPTWADEEPVFEDMNKFIVLQDQSQKKRVNIDKVKSKLLASWRSKEIRVHVHVYSTSVSCKSLWEAVEKQLVRHQNSDRSGAPSNQAVTLLAEELRRKHVNQFQGQSSAWRLWANYIHAGPAHERERRTSEMPPQHLLKFFRSVPISEAVTLESVRSGLSVANTINQGFSSELEALEEDADQLLCLAQRLKNRIANMRARTALNSSLVGAMSSAVRPEENEFSRAIAENVSDMLDVDHM, from the coding sequence ATGGATCCCTCCGGTGGCAAAGCTTCCCCAACAGCATCAAGCGACGGAGATCAGGAAGATGACACGCAGGATGGGTACATTGTGGAGGCCTTGGATGGTGACTATATCGTTCCGGAATATGTGTACGACGACGCCTTGGACGGAGATGATTCGAAAACGAACGATGACAGTGGAATTGACCCGACATTGCTCCCAGGTCCCTCAAATCAAAGCCGAGAATCCAAAAGAGTCAAGTTGAGTGAAGGTGCGACTAATTTCATCTTCAACGGACAGTTTTACAGGTGAAAATTTGTTGGGGAAACATCTGGTGCATTGATAGCGACGCGAAAGATTTTGGGGAACACCGTTAATGATATTTTAACTGGCATATGGGAAGCATCAAAGTCTGTTTTGTGCCGAGAGGTGGTTTTCATTGAAAACAATGGCGTGCAAGTTCCAACATGGGCTGATGAAGAGCCAGTTTTTGAAGACATGAATAAGTTCATCGTTCTGCAGGACCAAAGCCAGAAAAAACGTGTGAACATTGACAAGGTGAAAAGCAAACTTCTTGCTAGCTGGCGATCAAAGGAAATCCGTGTTCACGTGCACGTTTACTCTACTTCAGTTTCCTGCAAGTCGCTATGGGAAGCTGTCGAGAAGCAGCTAGTACGGCATCAGAACTCAGACAGGTCAGGTGCGCCTAGTAACCAGGCTGTTACTTTGCTGGCTGAGGAACTTCGACGCAAGCATGTTAACCAGTTCCAAGGTCAATCGAGTGCGTGGAGATTGTGGGCAAACTACATTCATGCAGGGCCGGCTCACGAACGCGAACGTAGAACGTCTGAAATGCCGCCACAacatcttctgaaattctttcgaagCGTCCCGATATCCGAAGCTGTAACACTAGAGTCTGTTCGAAGTGGACTGTCAGTGGCAAATACAATCAATCAAGGATTTTCATCGGAGTTAGAAGCGTTGGAAGAAGATGCTGACCAGTTACTTTGTTTGGCACAGCGGTTGAAGAATCGTATTGCGAATATGCGGGCTCGGACAGCATTGAACTCAAGTCTTGTAGGCGCGATGAGTTCTGCTGTGAGACCGGAAGAGAATGAGTTCAGTCGCGCAATTGCTGAAAATGTTTCGGATATGTTGGATGTTGATCACATGTAA